One stretch of Anolis sagrei isolate rAnoSag1 chromosome 11, rAnoSag1.mat, whole genome shotgun sequence DNA includes these proteins:
- the SEZ6 gene encoding seizure protein 6 homolog isoform X1, with product MAMKGWPVVLLFAFAFASGLRDQGLSEGKTDHPIVPEVPTVVPTPEEREREEEPPFATTAPTLKLLDHHPPLENFLHGALLKKDYFLPEGLLEPGAGDPKVDPTQAQGTTDRPANSMRPEYGRTETPGPLGFSNSESGTLVATTIAATVPSPGGPCSWNLTGPKGSLASPLPSGLPYKPGVTLECAYSISVYPGYGVEIRVQNISLSEGETVTIETLGGVDPIALANESFLMRGQVIRGPTNQALIRFQSPWPANPGSFHFHFEAYLLSCAFPSRPAYGDVAVTSVHPGGHACFSCANGYQLTGQRCLTCLNATHPFWDERLPTCVASCGGVVRNASTGRIVSPGFPGNYSNNLTCHWLLEAPPGQRLHLHFEKVSLAEDDDRLIIRNGNDIEAPPVYDSYEVEYLPIEGLVSAARGFFVELTTDSSGVAAGVALRYEAFEPGHCYEPFVKYGNFTASDASYAVGTTVEFACEAGYTLEQGSVIIECVDPENPQWNETEPACRAVCSGEITDASGVVLSPNWPEPYGKGQDCIWGLHVEEDKRIMLDVQVLRLGQGDVLTFYDGDDLTAHILGQFSGPRRRFRLFTSMADVTVQFQSDPGSSGLGYQHGFVIHFAEVPRNDTCPELPEIPNGWKTSSHPELVHGTVVTYHCYPGYELVGTELLMCHWDLVWSGDLPSCQRVTACHDPGEVEHSRRVVSQEGFPVGATVHFLCDKGYVLAGSPEVACHDRQAGGPKWSDRLPKCIPEVYEPCHNPGVPDHGMQTPEKRVFQAGASLRFSCATGYVLLGSASLRCVPGHPSQWSGSPPICKAASYDEFYTNRNLDAVAKVAPAEDPLHGSSMAFAIFLPVAAVALLLGAVYLFISRHQGKPSLSLPRSESPPYDHIAVDSAFDNPTYETGAFFSAGPAGV from the exons GACTCTCCGAGGGGAAGACTGACCATCCCATCGTCCCCGAGGTCCCAACGGTGGTCCCGACCCCGGAAGAGAGGGAGCGCGAGGAAGAACCCCCCTTTGCCACCACGGCGCCCACCTTGAAGCTCCTGGACCACCATCCACCGCTGGAGAACTTCCTCCACGGGGCCCTGCTCAAGAAGGACTACTTCCTGCCCGAGGGACTCCTCGAACCCGGGGCCGGAGACCCCAAGGTGGACCCCACCCAGGCCCAAGGCACCACTGACCGGCCGGCCAACTCTATGCGGCCGGAATATGGCCGGACGGAGACACCGGGACCTCTTGGCTTCTCGAATTCGGAATCAGGGACTCTGGTGGCCACCACCATCGCAGCCACTGTGCCGTCTCCAG GCGGTCCTTGCAGCTGGAACCTGACGGGCCCGAAAGGGTCCTTGGCCTCGCCACTGCCCTCCGGCCTGCCCTACAAGCCCGGCGTGACCTTGGAGTGCGCTTACTCCATCTCCGTCTACCCGGGATACGGGGTCGAGATCCGG GTGCAGAACATCAGCCTCTCGGAAGGCGAGACGGTCACCATAGAGACTTTGGGAGGAGTGGATCCCATCGCTCTGGCCAACGAGTCCTTCCTGATGCGGGGTCAAGTGATCCGGGGACCGACCAATCAGGCGCTGATCCGCTTCCAGAGTCCCTGGCCAGCCAATCCGGGAAGCTTCCACTTCCACTTCGAAG CCTACCTTCTGAGCTGCGCCTTCCCTTCCCGCCCGGCCTACGGAGACGTGGCGGTCACCAGCGTCCACCCCGGCGGCCACGCTTGTTTCTCCTGTGCCAACGGCTACCAACTGACCGGCCAGCGCTGCCTCACCTGCCTCAATGCCACCCACCCCTTTTGGGACGAACGGCTGCCGACTTGCGTGG CGTCCTGTGGTGGCGTGGTCCGCAACGCCAGCACGGGCCGGATCGTGTCCCCAGGCTTCCCCGGCAACTACAGCAACAACCTGACTTGCCATTGGTTGCTGGAGGCTCCTCCGGGGCAGCGGCTGCACCTGCATTTCGAGAAAGTCTCCCTGGCCGAGGACGATGACCG GCTGATCATCCGCAACGGGAACGACATCGAGGCCCCGCCGGTGTACGACTCCTACGAGGTCGAGTACCTCCCCATCGAGGGCCTGGTCAGCGCCGCTCGTGGGTTCTTCGTCGAACTGACCACCGACAGTAGTGGCGTGGCGGCCGGTGTGGCTCTGCGCTACGAGG CCTTCGAGCCAGGCCACTGCTACGAGCCCTTCGTCAAATACGGCAACTTCACGGCCAGCGACGCCTCCTACGCCGTGGGCACCACCGTGGAGTTCGCCTGTGAGGCTGGCTACACCCTGGAGCAAGGATCCGTCATCATCGAGTGCGTCGACCCCGAAAACCCCCAGTGGAACGAGACCGAGCCCGCCTGTAGAG CGGTGTGCAGCGGGGAGATCACGGACGCGTCGGGCGTGGTCCTGTCCCCGAACTGGCCGGAGCCCTACGGCAAGGGCCAGGACTGCATCTGGGGGCTCCACGTCGAGGAGGACAAGCGCATCATGCTGGACGTCCAAGT CCTGCGCTTGGGCCAGGGGGACGTGCTGACCTTCTACGACGGGGACGACCTGACGGCACACATCCTGGGCCAGTTCTCGGGTCCACGCCGGCGCTTCCGCCTCTTCACCTCCATGGCCGACGTCACCGTCCAGTTCCAGTCGGACCCCGGGAGCAGCGGACTGGGCTACCAGCACGGCTTCGTCATCCACTTTGCCG AGGTGCCCCGCAACGACACCTGCCCGGAGCTCCCCGAAATCCCCAACGGCTGGAAGACGTCCTCGCACCCGGAGCTGGTCCACGGCACGGTGGTCACCTACCACTGCTACCCGGGCTACGAGCTGGTGGGCACCGAGCTGCTGATGTGCCACTGGGACCTGGTCTGGAGCGGAGACCTGCCCTCCTGCCAGAGAG TGACCGCTTGCCACGATCCGGGAGAGGTGGAGCACAGCCGGCGCGTGGTCTCCCAGGAGGGCTTCCCCGTGGGCGCCACCGTCCACTTCCTCTGCGACAAGGGATACGTCCTGGCCGGGAGCCCCGAGGTCGCCTGCCACGACCGCCAGGCTGGTGGACCCAAGTGGAGTGACCGCCTGCCCAAGTGCATCC CCGAGGTCTACGAACCCTGCCACAACCCCGGGGTCCCCGATCACGGGATGCAGACCCCCGAGAAGCGGGTCTTCCAGGCCGGGGCTTCGCTGCGCTTCTCCTGCGCCACCGGGTACGTCCTTTTGGGCAGCGCCAGCCTCCGCTGTGTCCCGGGTCACCCTTCCCAATGGAGCGGGTCCCCGCCCATCTGCAAAGCCG CTTCTTACGATGAGTTCTACACCAATCGCAACTTGGACG CGGTGGCCAAAGTGGCGCCGGCCGAGGACCCCCTCCACGGCTCCAGTATGGCCTTCGCCATCTTCCTCCCCGTGGCTGCCGTGGCCCTCCTCTTGGGCGCCGTGTACCTCTTCATCTCCAG GCACCAAGGCAAGCCCTCTCTGTCCTTGCCGCGGTCGGAGTCGCCCCCCTACGACCACATTGCCGTGGATTCGGCCTTCGACAACCCCACCTACGAGACCGGA GCTTTTTTCTCTGCAGGACCTGCGGGAGTATGA
- the SEZ6 gene encoding seizure protein 6 homolog isoform X2, which translates to MAMKGWPVVLLFAFAFASGLRDQGLSEGKTDHPIVPEVPTVVPTPEEREREEEPPFATTAPTLKLLDHHPPLENFLHGALLKKDYFLPEGLLEPGAGDPKVDPTQAQGTTDRPANSMRPEYGRTETPGPLGFSNSESGTLVATTIAATVPSPGGPCSWNLTGPKGSLASPLPSGLPYKPGVTLECAYSISVYPGYGVEIRVQNISLSEGETVTIETLGGVDPIALANESFLMRGQVIRGPTNQALIRFQSPWPANPGSFHFHFEAYLLSCAFPSRPAYGDVAVTSVHPGGHACFSCANGYQLTGQRCLTCLNATHPFWDERLPTCVASCGGVVRNASTGRIVSPGFPGNYSNNLTCHWLLEAPPGQRLHLHFEKVSLAEDDDRLIIRNGNDIEAPPVYDSYEVEYLPIEGLVSAARGFFVELTTDSSGVAAGVALRYEAFEPGHCYEPFVKYGNFTASDASYAVGTTVEFACEAGYTLEQGSVIIECVDPENPQWNETEPACRAVCSGEITDASGVVLSPNWPEPYGKGQDCIWGLHVEEDKRIMLDVQVLRLGQGDVLTFYDGDDLTAHILGQFSGPRRRFRLFTSMADVTVQFQSDPGSSGLGYQHGFVIHFAEVPRNDTCPELPEIPNGWKTSSHPELVHGTVVTYHCYPGYELVGTELLMCHWDLVWSGDLPSCQRVTACHDPGEVEHSRRVVSQEGFPVGATVHFLCDKGYVLAGSPEVACHDRQAGGPKWSDRLPKCIPEVYEPCHNPGVPDHGMQTPEKRVFQAGASLRFSCATGYVLLGSASLRCVPGHPSQWSGSPPICKAASYDEFYTNRNLDAVAKVAPAEDPLHGSSMAFAIFLPVAAVALLLGAVYLFISRHQGKPSLSLPRSESPPYDHIAVDSAFDNPTYETGDLREYEVSI; encoded by the exons GACTCTCCGAGGGGAAGACTGACCATCCCATCGTCCCCGAGGTCCCAACGGTGGTCCCGACCCCGGAAGAGAGGGAGCGCGAGGAAGAACCCCCCTTTGCCACCACGGCGCCCACCTTGAAGCTCCTGGACCACCATCCACCGCTGGAGAACTTCCTCCACGGGGCCCTGCTCAAGAAGGACTACTTCCTGCCCGAGGGACTCCTCGAACCCGGGGCCGGAGACCCCAAGGTGGACCCCACCCAGGCCCAAGGCACCACTGACCGGCCGGCCAACTCTATGCGGCCGGAATATGGCCGGACGGAGACACCGGGACCTCTTGGCTTCTCGAATTCGGAATCAGGGACTCTGGTGGCCACCACCATCGCAGCCACTGTGCCGTCTCCAG GCGGTCCTTGCAGCTGGAACCTGACGGGCCCGAAAGGGTCCTTGGCCTCGCCACTGCCCTCCGGCCTGCCCTACAAGCCCGGCGTGACCTTGGAGTGCGCTTACTCCATCTCCGTCTACCCGGGATACGGGGTCGAGATCCGG GTGCAGAACATCAGCCTCTCGGAAGGCGAGACGGTCACCATAGAGACTTTGGGAGGAGTGGATCCCATCGCTCTGGCCAACGAGTCCTTCCTGATGCGGGGTCAAGTGATCCGGGGACCGACCAATCAGGCGCTGATCCGCTTCCAGAGTCCCTGGCCAGCCAATCCGGGAAGCTTCCACTTCCACTTCGAAG CCTACCTTCTGAGCTGCGCCTTCCCTTCCCGCCCGGCCTACGGAGACGTGGCGGTCACCAGCGTCCACCCCGGCGGCCACGCTTGTTTCTCCTGTGCCAACGGCTACCAACTGACCGGCCAGCGCTGCCTCACCTGCCTCAATGCCACCCACCCCTTTTGGGACGAACGGCTGCCGACTTGCGTGG CGTCCTGTGGTGGCGTGGTCCGCAACGCCAGCACGGGCCGGATCGTGTCCCCAGGCTTCCCCGGCAACTACAGCAACAACCTGACTTGCCATTGGTTGCTGGAGGCTCCTCCGGGGCAGCGGCTGCACCTGCATTTCGAGAAAGTCTCCCTGGCCGAGGACGATGACCG GCTGATCATCCGCAACGGGAACGACATCGAGGCCCCGCCGGTGTACGACTCCTACGAGGTCGAGTACCTCCCCATCGAGGGCCTGGTCAGCGCCGCTCGTGGGTTCTTCGTCGAACTGACCACCGACAGTAGTGGCGTGGCGGCCGGTGTGGCTCTGCGCTACGAGG CCTTCGAGCCAGGCCACTGCTACGAGCCCTTCGTCAAATACGGCAACTTCACGGCCAGCGACGCCTCCTACGCCGTGGGCACCACCGTGGAGTTCGCCTGTGAGGCTGGCTACACCCTGGAGCAAGGATCCGTCATCATCGAGTGCGTCGACCCCGAAAACCCCCAGTGGAACGAGACCGAGCCCGCCTGTAGAG CGGTGTGCAGCGGGGAGATCACGGACGCGTCGGGCGTGGTCCTGTCCCCGAACTGGCCGGAGCCCTACGGCAAGGGCCAGGACTGCATCTGGGGGCTCCACGTCGAGGAGGACAAGCGCATCATGCTGGACGTCCAAGT CCTGCGCTTGGGCCAGGGGGACGTGCTGACCTTCTACGACGGGGACGACCTGACGGCACACATCCTGGGCCAGTTCTCGGGTCCACGCCGGCGCTTCCGCCTCTTCACCTCCATGGCCGACGTCACCGTCCAGTTCCAGTCGGACCCCGGGAGCAGCGGACTGGGCTACCAGCACGGCTTCGTCATCCACTTTGCCG AGGTGCCCCGCAACGACACCTGCCCGGAGCTCCCCGAAATCCCCAACGGCTGGAAGACGTCCTCGCACCCGGAGCTGGTCCACGGCACGGTGGTCACCTACCACTGCTACCCGGGCTACGAGCTGGTGGGCACCGAGCTGCTGATGTGCCACTGGGACCTGGTCTGGAGCGGAGACCTGCCCTCCTGCCAGAGAG TGACCGCTTGCCACGATCCGGGAGAGGTGGAGCACAGCCGGCGCGTGGTCTCCCAGGAGGGCTTCCCCGTGGGCGCCACCGTCCACTTCCTCTGCGACAAGGGATACGTCCTGGCCGGGAGCCCCGAGGTCGCCTGCCACGACCGCCAGGCTGGTGGACCCAAGTGGAGTGACCGCCTGCCCAAGTGCATCC CCGAGGTCTACGAACCCTGCCACAACCCCGGGGTCCCCGATCACGGGATGCAGACCCCCGAGAAGCGGGTCTTCCAGGCCGGGGCTTCGCTGCGCTTCTCCTGCGCCACCGGGTACGTCCTTTTGGGCAGCGCCAGCCTCCGCTGTGTCCCGGGTCACCCTTCCCAATGGAGCGGGTCCCCGCCCATCTGCAAAGCCG CTTCTTACGATGAGTTCTACACCAATCGCAACTTGGACG CGGTGGCCAAAGTGGCGCCGGCCGAGGACCCCCTCCACGGCTCCAGTATGGCCTTCGCCATCTTCCTCCCCGTGGCTGCCGTGGCCCTCCTCTTGGGCGCCGTGTACCTCTTCATCTCCAG GCACCAAGGCAAGCCCTCTCTGTCCTTGCCGCGGTCGGAGTCGCCCCCCTACGACCACATTGCCGTGGATTCGGCCTTCGACAACCCCACCTACGAGACCGGA GACCTGCGGGAGTATGAAGTCTCCATTTAG